The Nakamurella deserti genome contains a region encoding:
- a CDS encoding C40 family peptidase, with product MRSVGSGEPQQPSPAPGRGLRFLTTPGRRLAVASALAFTLAVAGQTPASAEPVAVPQPSTVCVTAPPVAPAVVAASGNATGVYGGVLLTGTQVDAAATIVNVGLDAGVSRRGIATAVAAAMAASSLDPTARNRSYVGLFQQRTDARSGLYTAEDRLDPVGSAKMFFAELVARVPGYDTDPRSNAVVGEEVQESGDAGLASRWAGLADGLVDHFIPVEAPVAAEAPAAPEVAAVVTPAVATVGSTGHRGLTVAMPLRTAGLAFAAPSTTADVTTPTTAGTTAVSGSTSSRASGATAGSTSAAGDEPATTAGTTPGAPTTTGSGASAPTTGSTDGSTTTAPTTTGPTTTAPAEPTGTESTTTGTEPTTTGPAEPTGTEPTTTAPAEPTTTEPTTTAPAEPTTTEPTTTEPTTTEPTTTAPAEPTPATAPATETAPPAAEPEVVEPPVVDTPREPDTAPEPVRATDTVGQAPGRTAVLDCGPDNNGGSTAFDPGFIVSDEVFYDTQAMTAEQIQAFLDAQGAACEGPSCVKNLRVTTPDLPADRYCAAYTGGTDELASAVLARASVACGINPQVMLVTLQKESALVTRTSPTPASYNAAWGWHCPDTGPGGTANCDPAHAGFFNQLYGMAKQWSRYKVDPDKYHYQAGETANILWNVAETGCGGSDVTIRNTATASLYNYTPYQPNAAALASYPGVGDRCSAYGNRNFFFLFQKYFGVTGGGVSATVSVNGVQVTIPNLPTVAPEVRGAVITAPNENVARGIAAGFASIGLPYVWGGGTNGGQADQGCSRGGTAKNSCAGTVGFDCSGLTAYVLTTAGFAVGTNSGSQRAGGRSVPWSAGQAGDIIGYSGHVAVYLGKINGVDYLLEAPNVGKYVQIRPVYGRTSGSSADAVLHRYWS from the coding sequence GTGAGGTCGGTGGGTTCCGGTGAGCCGCAGCAACCGTCTCCGGCACCGGGCCGCGGTCTGCGGTTCCTGACGACGCCGGGCCGGCGGCTCGCCGTCGCCTCGGCCCTCGCGTTCACCCTCGCCGTGGCCGGTCAGACCCCGGCGTCCGCCGAGCCGGTGGCCGTCCCGCAGCCGTCGACCGTCTGCGTGACCGCGCCGCCGGTCGCACCGGCGGTCGTGGCGGCCAGCGGTAACGCGACGGGTGTGTACGGCGGGGTGCTGCTGACCGGCACGCAGGTCGACGCCGCGGCCACCATCGTCAACGTCGGCCTCGACGCGGGTGTGTCCCGCCGGGGTATCGCCACGGCGGTCGCCGCCGCGATGGCCGCCTCGTCGTTGGACCCGACGGCCCGCAACCGGTCCTACGTGGGCCTCTTCCAGCAGCGCACGGACGCCCGCTCCGGGCTCTACACCGCCGAGGACCGCCTCGACCCGGTGGGCAGCGCGAAGATGTTCTTCGCCGAGCTGGTCGCCCGGGTGCCCGGCTACGACACCGACCCCCGCAGCAACGCCGTCGTCGGCGAAGAGGTCCAGGAGTCCGGCGACGCCGGACTGGCGTCCCGCTGGGCCGGCCTGGCCGACGGCCTGGTCGACCACTTCATCCCGGTCGAGGCCCCGGTCGCCGCGGAGGCGCCCGCCGCTCCCGAAGTCGCCGCGGTGGTCACGCCCGCCGTCGCGACGGTCGGGTCGACCGGGCACCGCGGCCTGACCGTGGCGATGCCCCTGCGCACCGCAGGCCTGGCCTTCGCCGCACCGTCCACCACGGCCGACGTGACCACGCCCACCACCGCCGGCACCACGGCGGTGTCGGGTTCCACCTCGTCGCGTGCCTCGGGCGCCACCGCCGGCAGCACTTCGGCCGCCGGCGACGAACCGGCCACCACGGCCGGCACCACGCCCGGGGCCCCGACGACGACCGGATCGGGCGCGTCCGCACCGACCACCGGGTCGACCGACGGGTCGACCACCACCGCGCCGACAACGACCGGACCGACGACGACGGCCCCGGCGGAGCCGACCGGCACCGAGTCGACGACGACCGGCACCGAGCCGACCACGACCGGCCCGGCGGAGCCGACCGGCACCGAACCGACCACGACGGCCCCGGCGGAGCCGACCACCACCGAGCCGACCACCACCGCCCCGGCGGAGCCGACCACCACCGAGCCGACCACCACCGAGCCGACCACCACCGAGCCGACCACCACCGCCCCGGCGGAGCCGACGCCCGCGACCGCACCGGCGACCGAGACCGCACCGCCCGCGGCCGAGCCGGAGGTCGTCGAGCCGCCCGTCGTGGACACCCCTCGTGAACCCGACACCGCACCCGAACCGGTGCGCGCCACTGACACCGTCGGACAGGCCCCGGGCCGGACGGCGGTCCTCGACTGCGGCCCGGACAACAACGGCGGCTCCACCGCCTTCGACCCGGGCTTCATCGTCTCCGACGAGGTCTTCTACGACACGCAGGCGATGACGGCCGAGCAGATCCAGGCGTTCCTGGACGCCCAGGGCGCCGCCTGCGAAGGCCCGTCGTGTGTGAAGAACCTGCGGGTGACCACGCCCGACCTGCCCGCTGACCGGTACTGCGCCGCGTACACCGGCGGCACCGACGAGCTCGCGTCCGCGGTGCTGGCCCGGGCTTCCGTCGCCTGCGGCATCAACCCCCAGGTGATGCTGGTGACGCTGCAGAAGGAGTCGGCGCTGGTCACCAGGACGTCGCCGACCCCGGCGTCGTACAACGCGGCGTGGGGCTGGCACTGCCCCGACACCGGCCCCGGCGGCACCGCCAACTGCGATCCGGCGCACGCCGGGTTCTTCAACCAGCTCTACGGCATGGCCAAGCAGTGGTCGCGGTACAAGGTCGACCCGGACAAGTACCACTACCAGGCCGGCGAGACCGCGAACATCCTGTGGAACGTGGCCGAGACCGGCTGCGGCGGCTCCGACGTCACCATCCGCAACACGGCCACCGCCTCGCTGTACAACTACACGCCCTACCAGCCCAACGCCGCGGCCCTCGCGTCCTACCCCGGCGTCGGTGACCGGTGCAGCGCCTACGGCAACCGGAACTTCTTCTTCCTGTTCCAGAAGTACTTCGGCGTCACCGGTGGTGGCGTCAGCGCCACTGTCTCGGTCAACGGGGTGCAGGTCACCATCCCGAACCTGCCCACCGTCGCCCCCGAGGTCCGCGGCGCCGTCATCACCGCGCCCAACGAGAACGTCGCCCGGGGCATCGCCGCCGGCTTCGCCTCGATCGGCCTGCCCTATGTGTGGGGCGGCGGCACCAACGGAGGTCAGGCCGACCAGGGCTGCTCCCGCGGCGGTACCGCCAAGAACTCCTGCGCCGGCACGGTCGGGTTCGACTGCTCCGGACTCACCGCCTACGTGCTGACCACGGCCGGCTTCGCGGTCGGCACCAACTCCGGGTCGCAGCGCGCCGGCGGCCGGTCGGTGCCGTGGAGCGCCGGGCAGGCCGGTGACATCATCGGCTACAGCGGCCACGTCGCGGTGTACCTCGGCAAGATCAACGGTGTCGACTACCTGCTCGAGGCGCCGAACGTCGGCAAGTACGTGCAGATCCGCCCGGTCTACGGCCGCACCAGCGGGTCGTCCGCGGACGCCGTGCTGCACCGCTACTGGAGCTGA
- a CDS encoding MFS transporter, which produces MVVTGGGRQRVGRIHPAWFVAAAAFVALLGAAGFRSAPGVLIVPLQEEFGWTRGTLSLAVSVNLVLFGLMAPFAAALMDRFGVRAVVAIALTLIAVGSGTAVFVTASWQLVLLWGVVVGIGTGSMALVFAATIANRWFVRRRGLVMGVLTAGSATGQLVFLPVLATVSERTGWRVACLIVAGAALAVVPLVLRFLHSHPRDRGVLPYGGTAADEIHADTTGRPSDAVRRAVTALREAARTRTFWALAGGFAICGATTNGLIGTHFIPAAHDHGMGQTTAAGLLAVVGVFDIVGTVASGFLTDRFNPRVLLAVYYSLRGVGLVMLPGMLGDSLHPSMIGFVIVYGLDWVATVPPTVALCREAFGATGTIVFGWVFASHQIGAAIGSGAAGLLRDSTGSYTVAWFGAAGLCVVAAAVSIGVRRWDAPVGVVPPPTPPADVPNAPTRTSETMVAD; this is translated from the coding sequence ATGGTCGTGACCGGTGGTGGGCGGCAGCGGGTCGGCAGAATCCACCCGGCCTGGTTCGTCGCGGCCGCGGCCTTCGTCGCCCTGCTGGGGGCGGCCGGGTTCCGCTCGGCGCCCGGCGTCCTCATCGTCCCGCTGCAGGAGGAGTTCGGCTGGACCCGCGGCACCCTGTCGCTGGCCGTCAGCGTCAATCTGGTGCTCTTCGGCCTGATGGCACCGTTCGCCGCGGCGCTGATGGACCGCTTCGGGGTGCGGGCGGTGGTGGCCATCGCACTGACCCTCATCGCGGTCGGCAGCGGCACGGCGGTGTTCGTGACCGCCTCCTGGCAGCTGGTGCTGCTGTGGGGCGTCGTCGTCGGCATCGGCACCGGCTCGATGGCCCTGGTCTTCGCCGCCACGATCGCCAACCGCTGGTTCGTCCGGCGCCGCGGTCTGGTGATGGGGGTGCTCACCGCCGGGTCGGCGACCGGCCAGTTGGTCTTCCTGCCGGTGCTCGCGACGGTGAGCGAGCGCACCGGCTGGCGGGTGGCCTGCCTGATCGTGGCGGGTGCCGCGTTGGCGGTGGTCCCGCTGGTGTTGCGCTTCCTGCACAGTCATCCGCGTGACCGTGGTGTGCTGCCCTACGGCGGCACCGCGGCCGACGAGATCCACGCCGACACCACCGGTCGACCGTCCGACGCCGTCCGTCGCGCGGTGACGGCGCTGCGGGAGGCGGCCCGCACCCGCACGTTCTGGGCGCTGGCCGGTGGGTTCGCCATCTGCGGCGCGACGACCAACGGACTCATCGGCACCCACTTCATCCCCGCCGCCCACGATCACGGGATGGGGCAGACGACGGCCGCCGGTCTGCTCGCGGTGGTCGGCGTCTTCGACATCGTCGGCACCGTCGCGTCGGGGTTCCTCACCGACCGCTTCAACCCGCGGGTGCTGCTGGCCGTGTACTACTCACTGCGCGGGGTCGGCCTGGTGATGCTGCCGGGGATGCTCGGCGACAGCCTGCATCCCAGCATGATCGGCTTCGTCATCGTCTACGGGCTGGACTGGGTCGCCACCGTCCCGCCGACGGTCGCGCTCTGCCGGGAGGCCTTCGGCGCGACCGGCACCATCGTGTTCGGCTGGGTGTTCGCCTCGCACCAGATCGGTGCGGCCATCGGGTCCGGCGCCGCCGGTCTGCTGCGCGACAGCACCGGCAGCTACACCGTCGCCTGGTTCGGGGCCGCGGGACTGTGTGTGGTGGCCGCCGCCGTGTCCATCGGCGTCCGGCGCTGGGACGCGCCTGTCGGCGTGGTTCCACCGCCGACCCCGCCGGCGGACGTTCCGAATGCGCCCACGCGGACGAGTGAAACGATGGTCGCGGACTGA
- a CDS encoding M13-type metalloendopeptidase: MDSDDDTTETAHGAGAGDDHVTSTAVNTDDTTGDGTVRPQDDLFRHVNGAWLDATDIPSDQSMTGAFVRLRDEAEEASRELVEEAAADTGAAPGSPEQLIGDLYRSFMDVDRVAAIGVGAIADQLAAVAAVSDVTGLFGTLGRLERDGVPGLFRFYVDTDPGKPDQYVLNLLQGGLGLPDESFYRDEQYAPIRDAYRTHLARMFELTSPGVAGADAATAVFELDTAIAAVHWDRVRTRDNDQTFNPTDRAALDALWPAAWWDAWLEGVGADAAVVAHTVVRQPSFFTEVAPLLTSERLADWKGWLSWRVVHAAAPLLPQAVVEENFDFYGRTLSGTPQLRERWKRGVGLVESAVGEALGRLYVERHFPAASKARMDELVGHLIAAYRQEIGRLQWMSETTKTRALEKLEAFNPKIGYPARWRDYSALEVRADDLAGNARRSASFELDREFAKIGSPVDRDEWFMTPQTVNAYYNPGMNEIVFPAAILQPPFFDADADDATNFGAIGAVIGHEIGHGFDDQGSKYDGSGAKKDWWTEDDRAAFDGLTQRLIAQYSELEPAQVPGHKVNGALTVGENIGDLGGLGIAYQAWLLAQGGETPADVDGTPARQRLFLSWATAWRAKGRDEEVLRRLALDPHSPPEFRCNQVVRNLDEFYAAFDVTPDDALWLDPADRVRIW; encoded by the coding sequence ATGGACAGCGACGACGACACCACGGAGACCGCACACGGTGCGGGAGCGGGAGACGACCACGTGACCAGCACGGCAGTGAACACCGACGACACCACCGGCGACGGAACGGTACGGCCGCAGGACGACCTCTTCCGGCACGTCAACGGGGCCTGGCTGGACGCGACCGACATCCCGTCGGACCAGTCGATGACCGGTGCGTTCGTCCGGCTCCGCGACGAGGCCGAGGAAGCGTCGCGGGAGCTGGTCGAGGAGGCCGCGGCCGACACCGGCGCCGCCCCCGGGTCGCCGGAGCAGTTGATCGGCGACCTCTACCGCAGCTTCATGGACGTCGACCGGGTCGCCGCGATCGGCGTCGGCGCGATCGCCGACCAACTGGCCGCCGTCGCCGCCGTGTCCGACGTCACCGGGTTGTTCGGCACCCTCGGCCGGCTGGAGCGCGACGGCGTGCCGGGGCTCTTCCGCTTCTACGTCGACACCGATCCGGGCAAGCCCGACCAGTACGTGCTCAACCTCCTGCAGGGCGGTCTGGGACTGCCCGACGAGTCGTTCTACCGCGACGAGCAGTACGCCCCCATCCGGGACGCCTACCGGACCCACCTCGCCCGCATGTTCGAGCTCACGTCGCCCGGGGTGGCCGGCGCCGACGCCGCCACCGCGGTGTTCGAGCTGGACACCGCCATCGCGGCCGTGCACTGGGACCGGGTGCGGACCCGCGACAACGACCAGACGTTCAATCCGACCGACCGGGCGGCGCTGGACGCCCTGTGGCCGGCCGCCTGGTGGGACGCCTGGCTCGAGGGGGTCGGTGCGGACGCCGCGGTGGTCGCGCACACCGTCGTCCGGCAGCCCAGCTTCTTCACCGAGGTCGCCCCGTTGCTGACCTCGGAACGGCTCGCCGACTGGAAGGGGTGGCTGTCGTGGCGCGTGGTGCACGCGGCCGCCCCGCTGCTGCCGCAGGCGGTCGTCGAGGAGAACTTCGACTTCTACGGGCGCACCCTCTCCGGCACCCCGCAGCTGCGGGAACGGTGGAAGCGCGGAGTCGGCCTGGTCGAGAGCGCGGTGGGGGAGGCACTGGGTCGGCTCTACGTCGAGCGCCACTTCCCGGCGGCGTCGAAGGCGCGGATGGACGAGCTGGTCGGGCACCTGATCGCCGCCTACCGGCAGGAGATCGGTCGGCTGCAGTGGATGAGCGAGACCACCAAGACGCGGGCGTTGGAGAAGCTCGAGGCCTTCAACCCCAAGATCGGTTATCCCGCGCGGTGGCGCGACTACAGCGCGCTCGAGGTCCGCGCCGACGACCTGGCCGGTAACGCCCGCCGGTCGGCGTCGTTCGAGCTCGACCGGGAGTTCGCCAAGATCGGCAGCCCGGTGGACCGCGACGAGTGGTTCATGACGCCGCAGACGGTGAACGCCTACTACAACCCCGGGATGAACGAGATCGTGTTCCCGGCCGCGATCCTGCAGCCGCCGTTCTTCGACGCCGACGCCGACGACGCCACCAACTTCGGTGCCATCGGTGCGGTCATCGGCCACGAGATCGGTCACGGCTTCGACGATCAGGGCTCCAAGTACGACGGCTCCGGCGCCAAGAAGGACTGGTGGACCGAGGACGACCGGGCCGCCTTCGACGGCCTGACCCAGCGGCTGATCGCGCAGTACTCCGAGCTCGAACCGGCCCAGGTGCCCGGCCACAAGGTCAACGGCGCCCTGACCGTCGGCGAGAACATCGGCGACCTCGGCGGGCTCGGTATCGCCTACCAGGCGTGGCTGCTGGCGCAGGGCGGGGAGACACCCGCCGACGTGGACGGAACACCGGCCCGGCAGCGGCTGTTCCTGTCGTGGGCGACGGCCTGGCGGGCCAAGGGCCGCGACGAGGAGGTGTTGCGCCGCCTCGCGCTGGATCCGCACTCGCCTCCGGAGTTCCGGTGCAATCAGGTGGTCCGTAACCTCGACGAGTTCTACGCGGCTTTCGACGTCACCCCCGACGACGCGCTGTGGCTGGACCCTGCGGATCGGGTGCGCATCTGGTGA
- a CDS encoding DivIVA domain-containing protein, giving the protein MTLTAAEVRSTTFPAASRLRRGYDADEVDAFVERLAVRLETGAGLTSNEVYRLELGKARVGGRGYAEADVDAFLGTVHLELVRLEDAWGHEGSADPAPTDTDTAPADGDAPTGTDAGDVNDGGTDTDADADTAPADGDAPTDATATATATATATEPEPDDTDSADSDTASAPGDDTVTAAALPADGEALAEMAVEDPRDGADRPAGPR; this is encoded by the coding sequence ATGACTCTGACAGCCGCCGAGGTCCGCAGCACCACCTTCCCCGCCGCCTCCCGCCTCCGGCGGGGGTACGACGCCGACGAGGTGGACGCCTTCGTCGAACGCCTCGCCGTCCGTCTGGAGACCGGTGCCGGGCTCACGTCCAACGAGGTCTACCGCCTGGAGCTGGGCAAGGCGCGGGTCGGGGGCCGGGGGTACGCCGAAGCCGACGTGGACGCCTTCCTCGGTACGGTGCACCTGGAACTCGTGCGGCTCGAGGACGCCTGGGGCCACGAGGGCAGCGCCGACCCGGCCCCCACCGACACCGACACCGCGCCGGCCGACGGGGACGCGCCCACCGGGACCGACGCCGGCGATGTCAATGACGGTGGCACCGACACCGACGCCGACGCCGACACCGCGCCGGCCGACGGGGACGCGCCCACCGACGCCACCGCCACCGCCACCGCCACCGCCACCGCCACCGAGCCCGAGCCCGACGACACCGATTCCGCCGACAGTGACACCGCGTCCGCGCCCGGCGACGACACCGTGACGGCCGCTGCACTGCCCGCCGACGGCGAGGCGCTGGCCGAGATGGCCGTCGAGGACCCGCGGGACGGGGCCGACCGGCCCGCCGGCCCGCGCTGA
- a CDS encoding DNA-3-methyladenine glycosylase family protein: MTRGGVRRTPPAAPAPPPGPVAHHSTVWRPEFDVDLHRMLRPLSRGRADPSHHRAPDGTLWRASRMTTGPCTYRLRQVHLREVHADAWGPGAEEFIAQLPRMLGADDDLEGFRPSEPWLVDALRRNPGVRILRTHRVLEALIPAILEQKVTGKEAFGEWSWLVRRYGEPAPGPTPVPMWVPPDAATWSRIPSWEWHRSGTDPARSATIMRALQVIGRLEQCVELDHATAQRRLTAVRGIGVWTAAEIAQRALGDPDAVSVGDYHLAGFVGYSLIGEKVDDDRMLELLAPWAGHRYRVIRLLEVSPVGRRPPRLGPRMSIERHWDK; encoded by the coding sequence ATGACCCGGGGTGGAGTGCGCCGCACCCCCCCTGCCGCCCCCGCACCGCCGCCGGGGCCGGTCGCGCACCACAGCACGGTCTGGCGTCCGGAGTTCGACGTCGACCTGCACCGGATGCTGCGGCCGTTGAGCCGGGGCCGCGCCGATCCCAGCCACCACCGCGCGCCGGACGGCACCCTGTGGCGGGCCAGCCGGATGACCACCGGCCCGTGCACCTACCGGCTGCGACAGGTGCACCTGCGGGAGGTGCACGCCGACGCCTGGGGACCGGGCGCGGAGGAGTTCATCGCCCAGTTGCCGCGGATGCTCGGCGCCGACGACGACCTCGAAGGGTTCCGGCCCAGCGAGCCGTGGCTCGTCGATGCGCTGCGCCGCAACCCGGGCGTGCGCATCCTGCGCACCCACCGCGTGCTGGAGGCGCTGATCCCGGCGATCCTGGAACAGAAGGTCACCGGCAAGGAGGCGTTCGGCGAGTGGTCGTGGCTGGTCCGCCGCTACGGTGAGCCGGCCCCCGGTCCGACGCCGGTACCGATGTGGGTGCCGCCGGACGCCGCCACCTGGAGCCGCATCCCGTCGTGGGAGTGGCACCGCTCGGGGACCGACCCGGCGCGCTCGGCGACCATCATGCGGGCCCTGCAGGTCATCGGGCGCCTGGAGCAGTGCGTCGAGCTCGACCACGCGACCGCTCAGCGGCGGCTCACGGCGGTGCGCGGGATCGGCGTCTGGACGGCCGCCGAGATCGCCCAGCGCGCGCTCGGCGACCCGGACGCCGTCTCGGTCGGCGATTACCATCTCGCCGGCTTCGTCGGGTACTCGCTGATCGGGGAGAAGGTCGACGACGACCGGATGCTGGAGTTGCTGGCGCCCTGGGCCGGTCACCGCTACCGGGTCATCCGGCTGCTGGAGGTGAGCCCGGTGGGCCGGCGCCCCCCGCGCCTGGGCCCGCGGATGAGCATCGAACGGCACTGGGACAAGTGA
- a CDS encoding deoxyribonuclease IV, which produces MAIGAHVRSDDPLAEARESGAQAVQFFLGDPQGWKKPVEHAHAAELRASDIVRYVHAPYLVNVATRNNKIRIPSRKILTQHAAAAADIGARGLIVHGGHLNAGDDPAEGFANWRKVFEREEFGLPILIENTAGGDNAIARRFDRLARLWDEVGEFGVGFCLDTCHAYCGGEPLDDVVDRVLAITGRIDLVHANNSRDAFDSGADRHANFDAGTIDPQLIAHVCAAAGSDVIVETPGGVDGTGEDMRYLQEHLNRA; this is translated from the coding sequence GTGGCTATCGGCGCACACGTGCGCTCGGATGATCCGTTGGCGGAGGCGCGCGAGTCGGGGGCGCAGGCCGTGCAGTTCTTCCTCGGTGATCCGCAGGGCTGGAAGAAGCCGGTCGAGCACGCGCACGCCGCCGAGCTGCGGGCCTCCGACATCGTCCGGTACGTGCACGCGCCCTACCTGGTCAACGTGGCGACCCGGAACAACAAGATCCGCATCCCCAGCCGCAAGATCCTCACCCAGCACGCGGCGGCCGCCGCCGACATCGGCGCCCGGGGGCTGATCGTGCACGGCGGCCACCTCAACGCCGGCGACGACCCGGCCGAGGGCTTCGCGAACTGGCGCAAGGTGTTCGAGCGGGAGGAGTTCGGTCTACCCATCCTCATCGAGAACACCGCCGGTGGTGACAACGCCATCGCCCGTCGGTTCGACCGGCTCGCCCGGCTGTGGGACGAGGTCGGCGAGTTCGGCGTCGGGTTCTGCCTGGACACCTGCCACGCCTACTGCGGCGGCGAGCCGCTCGACGACGTGGTCGACCGGGTGCTGGCCATCACCGGCCGCATCGACCTGGTGCACGCCAACAACAGCCGGGACGCCTTCGACTCGGGCGCCGACCGGCACGCCAACTTCGACGCCGGCACCATCGACCCGCAGCTCATCGCGCACGTCTGCGCCGCGGCCGGGAGCGACGTCATCGTGGAGACGCCGGGCGGGGTCGACGGCACCGGCGAGGACATGCGCTACCTGCAGGAGCACCTGAACCGCGCGTGA
- a CDS encoding Kiwa anti-phage protein KwaB-like domain-containing protein, with protein sequence MTETAPPPTEDLTDDDATADELRRGLIGLTPTLLLRLTMLMVTEALTDPVAYEVPLSGELAAELLAQCAESAAAAANAELRPADPGLSPSAQQWLHSAVLPDSPLAAVDALVTRPSHPQYDRSVEFGRKSLLVLRIRDADGRDLGRLYQAFSPEKALQRRKVWALWSGEQFVRLTEEPLVIDRGLRLIVLGDAVTSTVVMQSPTTYQSMFGALPELRKSAEKTYRASIGKLDIVDGDKLAAACQTDLNMMRKLVSIQAKLDRPGYADAVTMPALVTFLKAHPKIDVPVQDADGPHPRLVFSSDAQHRWAILKLLDDDFLRSELTDITYEANSKTQLS encoded by the coding sequence ATGACCGAGACCGCCCCGCCCCCGACCGAGGACCTGACCGACGACGACGCCACCGCCGACGAGCTGCGCCGCGGCCTCATCGGTCTCACCCCCACCCTGCTGCTGCGGCTGACCATGCTGATGGTCACCGAGGCCCTGACCGACCCGGTCGCCTACGAGGTGCCGCTGAGTGGTGAGCTGGCCGCCGAGCTGCTGGCCCAGTGCGCCGAGTCGGCCGCCGCCGCCGCGAACGCCGAGCTCCGGCCGGCCGACCCGGGGCTGAGCCCCAGCGCCCAGCAGTGGCTCCACTCGGCGGTGCTCCCGGACAGCCCGCTGGCCGCGGTCGACGCGCTGGTCACCCGGCCGTCGCACCCGCAGTACGACCGGTCGGTGGAGTTCGGCCGCAAGAGCCTGCTGGTCCTGCGGATCCGCGACGCCGACGGTCGCGACCTGGGCCGGCTCTACCAGGCGTTCTCCCCCGAGAAGGCGCTGCAGCGGCGCAAGGTCTGGGCGCTGTGGAGCGGCGAGCAGTTCGTCCGGCTGACCGAGGAGCCGTTGGTGATCGACCGTGGGCTGCGGCTGATCGTGCTGGGCGACGCGGTGACGAGCACGGTCGTCATGCAGTCGCCCACGACCTACCAGTCGATGTTCGGCGCGCTGCCCGAGCTGCGGAAGTCGGCGGAGAAGACGTACCGGGCCTCGATCGGCAAACTCGACATCGTCGACGGTGACAAGCTCGCGGCCGCCTGTCAGACCGACCTCAACATGATGCGCAAGCTCGTGAGCATCCAGGCCAAACTCGACCGGCCGGGTTACGCGGACGCGGTGACGATGCCGGCCCTGGTCACCTTCCTCAAGGCCCACCCGAAGATCGACGTCCCCGTCCAGGACGCCGACGGACCACACCCCAGGCTGGTCTTCAGCTCCGACGCCCAGCACCGCTGGGCGATCCTCAAGCTGCTCGACGACGACTTCCTGCGGTCGGAGCTGACCGACATCACCTACGAGGCGAACTCCAAGACGCAGCTCAGCTGA
- a CDS encoding SDR family oxidoreductase, which produces MTSDQFDAQNPTEQHDQPETSGAQIAHPGLTGDMEEQPDHGEQSYRGTGRLTGKRAVITGGDSGIGRAVAIAFAREGADVLISYLAAEQEDAEETARWVTEAGRNAVLVPGDIREESTCDHIIATAVTELGGIDILVNNAAYQMVQPDSIEGVTTEQFDRVLKTNLYAMFWLTKKAVPHLQPGSTIINSSSIQATTPSPELFDYALTKAAIHNFTKSMGQGLADRGIRVNAVAPGPIWTPLIPATMTEDKVKSHGEGVPLGRAGQPAELAPAYVFFASQESSYITAEMLGVTGGKPTH; this is translated from the coding sequence ATGACCAGCGACCAGTTCGACGCCCAGAACCCGACCGAGCAACACGACCAGCCGGAGACCAGCGGCGCGCAGATCGCCCATCCCGGCCTGACCGGCGACATGGAGGAGCAGCCCGACCACGGCGAGCAGAGCTACCGCGGCACCGGACGGCTGACCGGCAAGCGCGCCGTCATCACCGGCGGTGACTCCGGCATCGGCCGCGCCGTGGCCATCGCGTTCGCCCGCGAGGGTGCGGACGTCCTGATCAGCTACCTCGCCGCCGAGCAGGAGGACGCGGAGGAGACCGCCCGCTGGGTCACCGAGGCGGGCCGCAACGCCGTGCTCGTACCGGGGGACATCCGCGAGGAATCGACCTGTGACCACATCATCGCCACCGCCGTGACCGAGCTGGGCGGCATCGACATCCTGGTTAACAACGCCGCGTACCAGATGGTGCAGCCGGACAGCATCGAGGGCGTCACCACCGAGCAGTTCGACCGGGTCCTCAAGACCAACCTGTACGCGATGTTCTGGCTGACCAAGAAGGCGGTCCCGCACCTGCAGCCCGGCTCCACCATCATCAACAGCTCGTCCATCCAGGCCACCACACCGTCGCCGGAGCTGTTCGACTACGCACTCACCAAGGCCGCCATCCACAACTTCACGAAGTCGATGGGGCAGGGTCTGGCCGACCGCGGGATCCGGGTCAACGCCGTGGCGCCCGGGCCCATCTGGACGCCGCTGATCCCCGCCACGATGACCGAGGACAAGGTGAAGAGCCACGGCGAGGGCGTCCCGCTGGGACGGGCCGGGCAACCGGCCGAGCTCGCTCCCGCCTACGTCTTCTTCGCCTCGCAGGAGTCCAGCTACATCACCGCCGAGATGCTGGGGGTCACCGGCGGCAAGCCGACCCACTGA